One Glycine max cultivar Williams 82 chromosome 1, Glycine_max_v4.0, whole genome shotgun sequence genomic window, agtaacctaaagttacatagttgcctaacatcctatgtttgatttctaacttttagataatactgtgcccacTGTATGTGAAGTGCCTTgaatctctctgcttccaatggtctaacttcattaaaataccgcatgatcaaataaaaaaataaattaataatgtaataacaattataaaaaaaccaactttgtttgaaataaacaattaccgtctcctaattattcctgaaagatcctaagattatcgtggacatccaatgcatcacgtagtagccacattcagtgattcctttttgtctattacactaaatacataatgaaatttggatattaattaaacgttaactacaattagtgtacacacacataaaatatatataagtagaacttttatttcaatcacgtaccttaacaacaTAACATAACCAGACACCAGTAACTTCTATTACCTCTCACAAGATCATAGAACTGCACTGTGGACAGGCCCAGTCACGGGACCCCCCGCATTTTCAGTCACACACCACTTTCATCCAAATCCACACCTATATACATTaacctaattagaaattagaaaataagagaaaagttGCTGCTGCCTCCTTAATTGGAAAATTTGAGATCACAAGGgacaaaattaaactatatgCAAAAAATTCGTATTCGTATgtaaatacaaacaaaatataataaaatacctcataatttatattaatgctaatttaatattttatacatttatcGGACAGCAGACAGAATTGGATGCGTCCAAACTAGAGAATAGATTAAGAGATATTGGCTAAGCCAACAACCAACATTAATTTCATCCAAGAATTGGATGCGTCCAATTATACACAGTATATTCATGGTATCATTGCAGAAGATATTGTTAATGGTAATTGCAATCGTGCATACAAGAGGAATTGACCGTGGCACTCATAGGACCACAGTGTCCTTAACGTTCtccaatgataaaaattaaaaagcatcAAATTGTCATCCATCATCTTACCCTGCCTCTCTACCACCATGCACCATATCTTGATTCATACCCCAATTTTCCTCATAATtgtgacacatttttttaaataaatattatccgTGTGCCCCCAAAACTAAATACTATTGTCTTTGATAAAtaggaaaacaataaaatcccaaaaaaaaagcaaaaagaaaaaaaaaagaaaaagtatacaAATTCCTGTGCAAGATGTTACACTCATACAAACAAAATACAATATatgcaattattttaatataatcaacatatatattaaaaaataaataaaagaaatgaatgaaGGGGTCCAAGTATATTATGCCATCTAAAAAATAGAACTATAGTGGGACCCACATGGAGCATCTAAAAAATAGACCTATATTATGctactatttcttttttatttagctTCAACTCACTTCACTAGTGCGGATTTAATTAACGTTGATAATTTGAGTTAGGATATGCATAAATCTTATCCACATCTTGTCACTAATCAGTTCAAACACTCAAATCATATAGTAAATCATGTTACGTGAACAAATTTTGCTTCTAGACTTCTATTTTTACAGatacaatattttctttcttaaattataaaaaaaatacattctttcttaaataaatatatatatgtaaaataaccGTCTCAATCAATGAAAGGATACGTTGATAAAAAATACTGtagtatattaaataaatttaattaacatgaACTTATTTTAgtgattacaaaaaatatataaaattatttaaatagatatatttaaactttttaatttaaaatgtaaaaaaataattaataaaactaatttgtaatattttttacagtatatgaaatttaatttattatataaaatattaattttataaagttttGAGAGTGAACACCATCTTCAATGAATGGCTTGGCCTCCCTTAAAAACTCAGCTGCAAGCAACACCACATTGGTGGTTCCATCGCCAACCTTTTTCACATTCACAACAATACAAGAGTTCAtttactaacaaaattaaaattccaattCCACAGTGTAAAGCATCTGAATGAAGCGAAAATGAAAAGATCCTGAAAGCAGTGGCATTGCATGAGATCGAAGGGAAGTTAAAGTTACCTCGGAGTCCTGAGACTTGGCGATGTCGGCGAGGATTTTTGCAGCGGGGTGGACGATGTCGAGGAGCTTCATGATGGTGGCGCCGTCGTTGGAGATGGTGACGGTTCCCTTGTCGTCGTGGATGAGCTTGTCCATGCCGCGAGGGTCGAGGGTGGTGCGGACGACGTCGGCGACGGCAGTGCAGGCATTGATGTTGCTCACCAGCTGTGGCTTCCCTTGCCAAGGTTGAAGATgcagaagaaagagagagagacaaCTAGGGTTTAAGTTTTGAACTTCAAAAGTGGGTCGAGAAGTAGCAGTTTTCTGGCTCCTACATTTTTATCTGTTTCGAACcgatatttcatttttatctacATTTGGGCCTCCAGCCCATGCTCTATCCCACCAAAAATATTACAACCATCACCATTTGGTGTATAAAGGATTTTTACGTGTTAAATCAGaaagtgttatatataataactaagtttattaattctttataataattatattaactcTGATAATATCCAATTATAATAACTATGTATCAttcccatttttttaaattttatttaaatcttttaaaaatcacTTTCAGTTTCAAAATAGTAATAGATTTTATGCCAGAAGTGGTTTATCACCTAGAAATtagataattttagttttatttcttataatttttatttaacgtctaatttattaaaatacatatttttagttcttatactaAGATAAATCACATAAACTAATAACGTGATAAGGAAATCATTCAAAGCTAATATAAATTGATTATATGACATAATTGATTAgtagaataaattaatttcagcaACTAAAAATATGTATTCTAGTGAAATTatgaatcaaataattttttagttacaaattttatttttatttttgtctatcatattaattactcattttatcTCATACTTTTCTCTtcctaattttatattttcaaataaaattatattaattatttatataaatttaaattaattaatttttcaagacATTTAAACCTTTGTTTAGTTCATGACTGCTTTAGAAAATCGCATGAAAATGTCCTGATAGCGATGTCCCCTCAATGTAATTAACTTTTGGATTTTGCTAGTTCTAAAGGTATTAGTTAATGAATTATATGAGGAGTATATTTTTAcggattttaataaaaatatttttattattacatcCTTAATTGGTGTTCTTGAGGCACTGATAAAACATTATCTCACTCATTTTTTATAGTACATGCAAAAAACATTAggctttaatataattatttatttatttttgctttcttttacgttcattcaaacaagtaatattaatatttccacttatttttctttttttatatttgcctAAACAACACTTTTTTCGACTatatttatccttaatttttatttgttttctttcattccttttaattttttttctctttattaatcTAAACAATTGGTAAACCACATTTACACAGTAAAATCTATgttgtaaaaattatattaaaatgttcttaattttcttttcttaaaaaaaattgttctcaCCAAAGTCATGAAACCCCTTgcaacctcatttttttttgtttaattccaATTTGAAGTCATGAGTTTATCCatgatttatttctttctttttcgcatttttcttaccttttattagtaaataaatattttatccttaatattaaaataatcatattaaataaattaaataaatttttattttaataatacttatttcaaaaaagaaagaaatcccTACATATTCTACGACCTCTGTttcaaacatattaaaaaaaaggaaaaactaaaAAGTCACAGGCCCAACAACTTCTAAAAAAATCAGATTTCATAATAAAGTCAAAGAAGTTTTCacgactttaaaaaaaaacaaaaataaaaaaactctaaaGTCGTAAATGGTATCTACGACTGATAGTCAAAGAGATCTGactaaagaattattttttttgtcttttcttggttgaacagttattatatatttttatgtttaatttttacgaataaaaaaaattaatcaatccgACCCTACACCTACTTGGATAGTAGTCACACACTACATTTGGACATTTGCGGTAGACCGAACtttgaccaaaaaaaattaagcaagattttaatttctataaagaaaccatataatttttttatatcattcattagttaaaatttattattactacaATTTTTAGGATAACTAACATGAGAAAAAATTGTacatgataatttattattaaatattagtgtaaaaaattaaattattaacatacactatttactctttttttttagtagcaTCCACTATTTACTCTTAACACAATGCATTTGGTAAcaaccaaaatattaaatttcactTCTATTTGTATGTTGGTCATTTAAGCAGTGAAGAAAAACCTTGCTTAgtcaaatgacaaaaaatatgacGAAGTCTGGtcaaattttgttgattaaataataataaaattaaaattacgaaattcattttaaaaatttagtttaatttttaaatgtttaccttttgaatttataattgtttcttaattattatattattttaattaaaatataattaataacgcaatatatgatttttttaaaatatataaataattaaaaaaaaattatattaacatcggttttttgaaaaaccgatgttaacatatcatacgttaacatcggttttttaaaaaccgatgttaacgtgtatgcattaacatcggttttttggaaaaccgatgttaacatataatacgttaacatcggtttttcaaaaaccgatgttaactaatgatattaacatcggtttttaaaaaaccaatgttaacgtgtatgcattaacatcggttttttagaaaaccgatgttaacatatcatacgttaacatcggttttttcaaaaaccgatgttaacatcattagttaacatcggttattaaaaaaccgatgttaacgtgtatgcattaacgtcggtttttttggaaaaccaatgttaacatattatacgttaacatcggtttttgaaaaaccaatgttgacgtgtatgcattaacatcggttttttggaaaaccgatgttaagaaggaaattttatttacaaatatgccacCGCGTTTAACTTTACATCGGTTctatacaaaaccgatgttaataagtCGATGTTAAAActactttttgtagtagtgaaaaCTGAGCCCATTTCTCCTTACTAATGCTGTATTTTTCACAGTGTCGTCCACACTGTCCTTGTCAGCTGCAAGTGTCCATTTCCTCGtcaaatcatatttaaactGTCTCCACCGCTCGTTGACAGTCTGAAGTActttcttctttgtcctaccGTTAGAAGCTTCaggaatatcaaattcagcctgacaaacaataaattaggttttattgttagtaaattataaattttggctaataaagaaaatgaaagatgaaaactaaaatacctgaatatccttcCATATCGAATCCTTCTGAGCAGCAGGGACTTCCTTCCAAGTCTCGTATGTCACAtcgaccttatcacgagcgacaatctccaaatatgttcttaatttcttcttgtaggGACTGTCGACCTTCTCGGTCGCAGGATCGACGTGGACTACTGGTCTCTCTGCCCTAGGTGGTCTAGTTGCCAAGGATCGTAGCCGTGTGGCTTTGCGTGTCCACTTCAAGGTAGACGGAGACGCTAATGCTACTgcaggaggaggaagaggaggagaaggagaaggaggaggaggcgaggcaggtggagtagccatgggcttgtaaagaaaaaaacttgagtTAGTTAACATTATCAAAAAACTGAAtcagttatgtaaatgaatgtaccgaaatgaaatacataattagaaaattacattagacgatgttaattaattctccttcatcatgatcattacgattagcatgaacgtcgtcagcttcttcttctccgacgatGTTAGGAGTCATTTGtatggacaaaggactaacataagtatcaatgtatgaatcatcatcttctacattaacaccaattgttttcccgtgtAGAACCACGGACCACCTTTCAttacaagggtcttgcacataaaatacttgtttagcttgttctgccatgatgaaagggtcattgtggtaagcaagtttctttaggtttaccaacgtaaatcctacatcatcggtccacacaccggtgttgctgtcaacccatttacatttgaaaacacaaatagtaaatttgacatagttaagctcccaaatttcatcaatgaacccaaagtaagggatgtaagctacacagggattgtcatcatgtacacttgcgaagtgttgagattcagcccttagggtgaccccgctgttttgcattgtacttttctcgtcttgtgcttttgtataaaaggaatacttgtttatgtcatatccttgccaagttataacatttcttttaggcccatctactagctttcttaatgtttcaaaagcattttcatcagcaaagattgtatctttaaaccaatcaaagaaagtcttgttatgctttttcaagacccagttctttgacatttttggattactttgtttgactaaacCTTCATGCTAAAGTATGTAtgacaaaacttcattactgttattcaacatatacaagtgagcttgtaacaaatcttctacacttggagtgataacatgcagtcctcttgaacccttaccgccCACTCTGTTGTCATGgcgagactcaggaaggccaacaggtttagccttttcaatgtactatgaacaaaattcaatggcttcttctgcaatgtacctttcaacaatagatgcttccagACGATGTAGATTCTtagtatacccttttaagatcttcatgtatcgctcaaccagTTACATCCACCACAAGTAAATAGGaatacaacatttgatttctctaacCAAATGAAttattaagtgaaccatgatgtcaaagaaagcaggaggaaaatacatctccaactggcacagtataattgcggcctcattttccaggtCATCAAAGGTGacaggatcaaggactttgctacatatggcattgaagaaaaagcacaggcgagttatggctaacctaactttgttaggcaaaatgtctcgtatggccacaactaacaattgttgcatcaacacgtgacaatcgtgagactttaaccctaccatCTTAAGCTcattcaactgcacaaggctcttaatatttgaagagtatccttgtgggactttgatcTGGCGCAAACACTGACAAAAATTGATCTTCTCATTTctagacaaagtatgacaagttggaggcaagtatatttttttaccatcagacaTTGGATGCAACTTCGATCGTATACCCatgtcagctagatcttgacgggtattcagaccatctttcgtcttgccttgaatgttaaggagcgtcccaatgacattatcacatacatttttctccacatgcataacatcaatacaatgtctaatatctagatcagaccagtacggaagatcaaagaaaataaacCTCTTCTTCCttatgcaagtcttacttttatccttcttttgggtctttccaaatacaacattcaggtgttgaacccggtGGAAGACCTactcaccagtcaacggtatcggcacagtttcgtgctcttgacttccattaaatgcttttttcaatcgcctgtaagggtgatgaggttttagaaaacgacgatgcctagtgtacactgtttttctaccatgtttcagttgtatgtagcttgtgtcttcttcacagatggggcatgcatgatgacccttaacactgtaaccgctcagattcccatatgttggaaagtcattaagggtacaaaaaagcattgcacacatttgaaaagtctccttgcgaaacccatcaaacactaaaacccccttgtcccacaactttgtcaggtcttcaatcaacagacttagataaacatcaatgtcatttcttgGCTGTCTtaggcccgatatcatcatagacaacatcatgtattttcgcttcatgcacaaccaaggaggcaaattgtaaattactagtaaaactggccatgaactatgttgagtgcttaaattgccatatggattcattccatcactggctaatctaagcctaagatttcttgcctctttgctgaaatccaaatacaaaccatcaatcttcttccactgggagcaataAGCcagatgacggaccattccatcagagttTCTCCCATTTTCATGCcaggtaaggtcttttgcgtcgtctccattagcaaaaagacgcttaaaccttggaatgatagaaagataccacaacactttcactagagggcccttctttgagttttcatcaaaacttcagtcctcatcatccttcactttgtaccgtgatgcCCCACACCTAGgacatttggacatttctttgAATTCATGcttgtacagtatgcaatcattcgggcaaacatgaatcttctgatactccatacccatcggacacagtatcttcttggccagatagtaacttttaggcaacgtgttttcctctggaagcagatcatgcactacttgaagcagtgaactaaagcttttgtcactccacccatatctagccttgacattaaccagacttgaCACCATCGACAACAGCGTCAAGtaattcttgcaccccgtatacaaagacttctttgaatcactttgcaatccttcatacataggggcatgtgcttgctgaaaagactcttgtccaaggtcacgaatcatatcctccaagcgatctcccatttctacctcaaatggttccgattgggacccactctgcatgtctgtcaattcaccatgccatatccacatcgtgtaattcttcttaatcccatcacacaatagatgctcccgtatgtcatccagtatttgtcgtcttccgttcaaacaattgatacaaggacaataatattttccatcttcatccgGTTGACTtatttctgaagcaaattgtaagAACTGCTCGATGCCTTCCTCATATTTTGGGCTGATGCgcctttcattcatccaacttcgatccatcaaagtaataactctgtgatactcacaaagttattcgatgcatgaaaatttcacttttttattataggtgtggccctatcccattcaggaagaccgtcttttatggtagcttcatatgtcaaggttaattctattttgttaaatttgacaaaatttcgacagcattttgcattggtctccaagtacataACATGAAAttggtgaaattaatttcccgataatcaagtatgcacttagagaacaactagaaatgcattgtaccgaaatttcatcaaattaaaaaaaatagtgttaacCTTAaagcatgaatctaccataaaaatataagtctccccaaactatcaaaatggacaattcaagattgaatacaatgattaatgcaaactgtccacaagaatcattgcattcagtctcaaacgggaatctaaggttctcTCATTatgaacacaatttgtataTCATATATCAGTTGTCTTTAATGGTAGTGAACAAgtaattaaaacattaattggtaacaaacatttgtacctATGATGATGAGCAGCATGgtccaaaataaaatgaacaatctAACAAATAACTCAATGACcacctacatcaatcatcaaataGATATCAATATGTGACAATGAGTAGGCTTAAAGTATGATAGATATCAATTGATGCAATCAATGTCTCAAAATCACAAGTCTAACTAGCATACACAGTAGTGAGGACAGTCATACAATGTGAATAAGTCAAACAGTTTCAAAATTTGACTTTTGTAAGTAATTCTTCAAGATTACCTTCAATTCTTAGGACCCCTCCCTCTTTGTTGGTTTCTAGGTATTGGACTCCTAGGAATTATTATAATTGGGCTATTGATTATATGGCACTACAAACCAAGATGTGTGTCTAATTTTCAAGCAAGTTAATGTGTCATGATTTTGAAGCAAGTTAATGTCTCATTATTTTCAAGCATGTTAAAATTTCTAGTgcttcatcaaatgattatagctatttactttttctaaaatttgtagCAAGATCAACTTTTCATGACCTGCCAAGATTATATATTTGCTTTCTTTGCTGTAGTTTTCTAAGCAGTCGGCTAGTTTATGTATTTGCCTCCTTGGATGACGGGAACAGTTATAAACCCATTATTTTGAGCTGCATATTCACGACAAGCTGCAAAGCAGAAACTCACTCTGCTGGTTCCATGGCTTTGCAAATCAGATAAAGAACTGGTTTATCCCACCAATCTCAATTTTACTTCACCAGAAGAACTGGTTTATCCCAACAATCTTACTTTATGTTTCATACTTTCATATCACTACTGtcaattcttatatttttgtcATTCTCATGTGTATTTTTCGGATGCAAGGCGGAGTATAATACCCGATGAAGAGATTGCACAATTTGAGGAGGTAAATACTTGTGATTTACCTTTAGAAGGGGTAGAGAAGTAAttgtagttttatattttataagacATAGCAATAGTACTATAGTAGTGTTTGCAGCAGATAAAGTTGTATagaatttgatattatatatgatttgttTACTTTggttattttgaaattgattttacaGAAAGAGCAGTGGATATTATAAGACACAGCTTGCATGCTTGGGACATGCATGCAAGCTGTGTCTTCTCACTAGCTACCTAGGTTTACAATCTAGCTAGTGAACTTCACAATCTAGCTATCAACATTGTAATTGGTGCTAAGCTCACAGTTCCAATGTTACGTGCTTCTCCAATTCAAAATTAGACAGCAAGAGGGATCACCTCTTTGCTGGTTTAGTTGGTCAAGTATGGTGACACTATTAAGTCCATAAGAAGCTTATAAGAATTGGCAAAGGAAAGAAAGTAATGATAATTTTGTTACTGCATTTCACACCTCAACTTGATATTTTATTCTCATACTCATTCTACATTAACTAACATTCATTCATTTTCTATGTGGGACCTATAATTTCTTTTCTGTTCCTGCGCTCTTGTATGCAGAATAATGTCTTGCAGTGAGCTCTCAATTCCTATTGGTTATACAATTGCCTTAAATTGGTTATACAATTTTTATTGGGACCGTTTCTAGCATAACTGATAAGAGGTTCAATCTCCATGTCCTTGAGGAACATAGAAGTTAGAACATATGACAAGAATAAAGATTAAGAGCCATGTTAAATAATGGAAGAACTTGGTTCAGGTTCAGCATTTTAAATATGGAAATGTTAGAAACCGGTTCAGGTTCAGGTTCAGCTCAATGTTgcatgttgttattgatgaacaGAAAGAATGCACAATTTGAGTTGTGACTGTTTGGAACATGCAGAATAGTAAATGACAGATATAAGGCACGATCTGAAAGTTCTTGAGGAAGAAAATGAATCTTTAAAAGTGAAACTTTGACAGGCTTCAAATAAGGTTCACCTGGCTCACAATAGAATCCAAGATGCACATAAATTCGATCTAACCATGATTGTTTTTGGGCCATTATAAAGAGGTTGATAAAGATGCACCAGTAGAAGTTGACACTGGTTCTGGCAGTCATTCTAGTACTAAGGATATTATTGAATGTAATGATGAACATGTTGGAAAGTCAGTATCAAATGACCTGGTAGATGATAGTCAACAAACCTCTGCCTTTGAAGATTCTTGTAAGAAAAGTAAACTAACTAAACCTCAAACAACAACTTCCAATGAGAAGGACCAAAGTCATTCTGCTTTGAGTAAGAGACTAAGAGCTAACAACTGTGCCTCAAATTGGTTTGGCTTATTCTATGCAATTATTGTTTGGCACTAATAAATCGtttatttacttttcttaaaatatgcAGGGTTTGAGGCCTCACTTTGTGGTCATGAACTTAAAGCAGGTATGGGTTTGGTTGCTGCTGCTGAGGTTTTTGAAGCATATTGGATATCTGTAGAAGAATTTAGAAGTTTTGCATTATCcataattaagaatgaaaatcTTGTTCTGAAGTTCAAAGAGAGGTATCTGCTGTGGGAAAGGCTGCTCCTCTTGTACTTGGAATGACTGTATTTGGTTTAGACTTACCTGTTGAGCCCAAAGATACAATTCTAGTGGGACTAGATGATGCAGTGAAAGCCAAGAATGATGCTCCTGGACCAGCTTCATCTGGACGCAGATGGAGACTTTGGCCTATGCCTTTTCGAAGAGTCAAGACAATTGGTCACACTGATAGTGTATTAAATGAGGAGGTATTTGTAGATTCTGAGTCTGATTGCCAAACTTCTGTTGTCGAGCCATCTTCAACATCTGCTATGcctattttcaaattcattacTATTTCACAGGTAACCACTACCATTGGGTTTGTTTCTCCAAACAAGGCTAATTCCTATAGTGTTCATGGGAGTGCATTAGGTGCTAAAGAAGTGGATGGTACAAGGAAGAATCTTGGATGGCCATACGATCCTTTCCATGTGCCTGAACATGTCATGAAGTATGGATGGGGAGTTAGAGATATCTTTGTTACCTTTTAGTCTACGGAGATTTTCATGATCTAGAATGaaactttctttatttttccttaggCATTGGAGTCGCCATACCCTTAAGGGTACTAAACTTGAAGCTGAGTGGAATGCCAAGTTTGTGGAATATGAGAAGAAATACAGTGAGGAAGCTGTAGAACTGAAGGCTATTATTACTGGCGAATTACCAGCTGGTTGGGAGAAAGCACTTCCGGTGAGTAAGCTAACAAACTTCTAGGTTTctcctaatatttattttgagctATATCTCCTTAGTAGTTGAATGATGTGTAATCCAATTTTACTGAATGGTGGTGATTTGTTTCCATGGTTTGTTATAATCATTAACTTTCCTAATTACAGTTAAAATTCGTATTAAGTACATTGCATCTTCACTCATCATCCATCTTTTTGCTTCATGCATGTATAGCCTTCaaacttttaagataaataaaacttGACTTCCATCATTTGTTTATGGATTATTGACTACCcttctaattaaatttcaacTTTCAGACATACACTTCAGAAAGCCCTACAGATGCTACAA contains:
- the LOC102666375 gene encoding uncharacterized protein, which gives rise to MTTEWAVDVTYETWKEVPAAQKDSIWKDIQAEFDIPEASNGRTKKKVLQTVNERWRQFKYDLTRKWTLAADKDSVDDTVKNTALVRRNGLSFHYYKKSQKTATSRPTFEVQNLNPSCLSLFLLHLQPWQGKPQLVSNINACTAVADVVRTTLDPRGMDKLIHDDKGTVTISNDGATIMKLLDIVHPAAKILADIAKSQDSEVGDGTTNVVLLAAEFLREAKPFIEDGVHSQNFIKLIFYIIN